In a single window of the Anaerocolumna cellulosilytica genome:
- a CDS encoding class I SAM-dependent methyltransferase yields MWLADGWKDYEVIDTSSGEKLERWGEYILVRPDPQVLWDTKRQDTRWKKKNAHYHRSNKGGGEWEFFDLPKQWKIQYKDLVFNLQPFSFKHTGLFPEQAANWEWFGDLIRTQKSQHPEREIKVLNLFAYTGGATIAAAKAGASVTHVDASKGMVTWAKENAALSGLEEAPIRYIVDDCVKFVEREIRRGNFYDAVIMDPPSYGRGPKGEIWKIEESIHPFVKLCSGILNDNPLFFLINSYTTGLQPAVLAYLLGVEIKSKYNGNVQADEIGLPVSSNSLILPCGASGRWSCR; encoded by the coding sequence ATGTGGCTAGCAGATGGTTGGAAAGACTATGAAGTAATAGATACCTCTAGTGGAGAAAAGTTAGAACGCTGGGGGGAATATATTCTAGTTCGCCCAGATCCTCAGGTACTTTGGGATACAAAGAGACAGGACACTCGATGGAAGAAAAAAAATGCTCATTATCACAGAAGTAACAAAGGGGGAGGGGAATGGGAATTCTTTGATCTGCCCAAACAATGGAAGATTCAGTATAAAGATTTAGTATTTAACTTACAGCCCTTTAGTTTTAAACATACAGGATTGTTCCCGGAACAAGCCGCTAACTGGGAATGGTTTGGAGACTTAATCCGGACTCAAAAATCCCAACATCCGGAACGTGAAATTAAAGTATTAAATTTATTTGCATATACAGGCGGAGCAACGATTGCAGCTGCAAAGGCAGGTGCAAGTGTTACTCATGTAGATGCCTCCAAGGGAATGGTTACTTGGGCAAAAGAAAATGCCGCACTGTCTGGTCTTGAGGAAGCACCTATCCGCTATATTGTTGATGACTGTGTGAAATTTGTAGAACGTGAAATCCGTAGAGGAAATTTTTACGATGCAGTTATTATGGATCCGCCCTCTTATGGCAGAGGGCCAAAAGGTGAAATCTGGAAGATAGAAGAAAGCATTCATCCGTTTGTTAAGCTCTGTTCAGGAATATTAAATGATAATCCTTTGTTCTTCCTTATTAATTCCTATACAACGGGATTACAGCCGGCAGTACTGGCGTATCTGTTGGGAGTTGAGATTAAATCAAAATACAATGGAAATGTACAGGCAGACGAGATTGGGTTGCCTGTATCATCTAATTCCCTCATATTGCCCTGTGGTGCATCTGGTAGGTGGAGCTGCAGATAA
- the rpsJ gene encoding 30S ribosomal protein S10 encodes MASQVMRITLKAYDHQLIDQSAAKIIETVKKTGSKVSGPVPLPTKKEVITILRAVHKYKDSREQFEQRTHKRLIDIITPTQKTVDALSRLEMPAGVYIDIKMKAK; translated from the coding sequence ATGGCAAGTCAAGTAATGAGAATTACATTGAAAGCGTATGATCATCAATTAATCGATCAATCAGCTGCAAAAATCATCGAGACTGTAAAAAAGACAGGATCAAAGGTGAGTGGACCGGTACCCCTACCTACTAAGAAGGAAGTAATCACAATCTTAAGGGCGGTGCACAAATATAAGGACTCCAGAGAGCAGTTCGAACAGAGAACTCATAAGAGATTAATCGATATCATCACACCTACACAGAAAACAGTAGATGCATTATCAAGATTAGAAATGCCAGCTGGTGTGTACATCGACATCAAGATGAAAGCAAAATAA
- the rplC gene encoding 50S ribosomal protein L3, giving the protein MKKAILATKVGMTQIFNENGSLIPVTVLQAGPCAVTQVKTVENDGYSAIQVGFGDIREVLVNKPRKGHFAKAGVANKKYLKEFRFENAADYTVGQEIKVDIFAEGDRIDATAKSKGKGFQGAIKRHNQSRGPMAHGSKFHRHAGSNGAATSPGRVFKGKHMPGHMGHVKVTVQNLEVVKIDTENNIILVKGAVPGPKKSMVMLKNTVKAN; this is encoded by the coding sequence ATGAAAAAAGCGATTTTAGCTACAAAAGTCGGAATGACTCAGATCTTCAACGAAAACGGAAGTTTGATTCCAGTAACCGTATTACAGGCAGGACCTTGTGCTGTAACACAGGTTAAAACAGTTGAAAATGACGGATACAGTGCAATTCAGGTTGGATTTGGCGATATCCGCGAAGTTTTGGTTAATAAACCAAGAAAAGGACACTTTGCAAAAGCAGGTGTTGCAAACAAAAAGTATCTTAAAGAGTTCAGGTTTGAAAATGCCGCTGATTACACAGTGGGACAAGAAATCAAAGTTGACATCTTCGCAGAAGGTGACAGAATTGATGCTACTGCTAAATCAAAAGGTAAGGGATTCCAAGGTGCAATTAAGAGACACAACCAGTCCAGAGGACCTATGGCGCATGGTTCCAAGTTCCATAGACATGCAGGTTCTAATGGTGCAGCAACAAGCCCGGGTAGAGTATTTAAGGGTAAACACATGCCAGGTCACATGGGACATGTAAAAGTTACTGTTCAGAATCTTGAAGTTGTTAAAATTGACACCGAAAATAACATTATCTTAGTTAAAGGTGCTGTTCCAGGACCTAAGAAATCTATGGTTATGTTAAAGAATACCGTAAAGGCAAACTAG
- the rplD gene encoding 50S ribosomal protein L4 has product MANVSVYNMEGKAVGSIELNDAIFGVEVNEHLVHMAVVQQLANKRQGTQSAKTRAEVSGGGRKPWRQKGTGHARQGSTRSPQWKGGGVVFAPKPRDYSFKLNRKEKKLALKSALTSRVAAEKIYVLDELKFDEIKTKKMTAVLESLKINKALVVLGDKDDNVILSTRNIPSVVTALPNTINVYDILKYDTLVLTKDAVAKIEEVYA; this is encoded by the coding sequence ATGGCAAACGTATCTGTTTATAATATGGAAGGCAAAGCCGTTGGTTCTATTGAATTAAACGATGCTATCTTCGGAGTAGAAGTAAATGAACATTTAGTTCATATGGCAGTTGTTCAACAACTTGCTAATAAACGCCAGGGAACACAGAGTGCAAAAACTCGTGCTGAAGTAAGCGGTGGCGGTAGAAAACCTTGGAGACAAAAGGGAACCGGTCATGCAAGACAGGGTTCAACCAGATCCCCTCAATGGAAGGGCGGCGGTGTTGTATTTGCTCCCAAGCCAAGAGATTATTCCTTTAAATTAAATAGGAAAGAAAAGAAGCTTGCATTAAAGTCAGCTTTAACTTCAAGAGTTGCTGCTGAAAAAATTTATGTACTGGATGAACTTAAGTTTGACGAAATCAAAACTAAGAAAATGACTGCAGTACTTGAAAGCTTAAAAATAAACAAGGCATTAGTGGTTCTTGGAGATAAGGACGATAACGTAATTCTTTCTACAAGAAACATTCCTTCTGTAGTAACTGCACTACCTAACACTATCAATGTATACGATATCTTAAAATATGATACTTTGGTATTGACTAAGGATGCAGTGGCAAAAATTGAGGAGGTGTACGCATAA
- the rplW gene encoding 50S ribosomal protein L23 produces MADLKYYDVILKPIVTEKSMNAMSEKKYTFSVHPNATKNQIKEAVEKMFTGTKVVSVNTMNLEGKTKRRGNTSGKTSKQKKAIVQLTQDSAEIEIFAGL; encoded by the coding sequence ATGGCAGATTTAAAATATTATGATGTTATACTCAAACCCATTGTAACTGAAAAGAGCATGAATGCTATGAGTGAAAAGAAATATACATTTTCAGTTCATCCAAACGCTACCAAGAATCAGATCAAGGAAGCTGTTGAAAAAATGTTCACAGGAACTAAGGTTGTAAGTGTTAACACAATGAATTTAGAAGGTAAAACCAAAAGACGTGGAAACACTTCCGGAAAGACCTCCAAACAGAAGAAAGCAATTGTTCAATTAACACAAGATAGTGCGGAAATCGAAATTTTTGCAGGTCTGTAA
- the rplB gene encoding 50S ribosomal protein L2 — MGIKKFNPYTPSRRHMTGSDFSEITTSTPEKSLLVSLNKNAGRNNQGKITVRHQGGGSRRKYRIIDFKRKKDGIPAVVKTIEYDPNRTANIALICYADGEKAYILAPNGLTVGTTIMNGETAEIKVGNCLPLQNIPVGTQVHNIELYPGKGGQLVRSAGNAAQLMAKEGKYATLRLPSGEMRLVPIIARATIGQVGNIDHELINIGKAGRKRHMGIRPTVRGSVMNPNDHPHGGGEGRTGIGRPGPVTPWGKPALGLKTRKTNKKSNKMIVRRRDGKAVK, encoded by the coding sequence ATGGGAATCAAAAAGTTTAACCCATATACACCTTCCAGAAGACATATGACCGGTTCTGATTTTTCAGAAATCACAACATCAACTCCTGAAAAATCCCTTCTTGTTTCTTTAAACAAAAACGCTGGTCGTAATAATCAAGGAAAAATAACTGTAAGACATCAGGGCGGCGGCTCTAGAAGAAAATATAGAATCATAGATTTTAAGAGAAAGAAAGATGGTATTCCAGCTGTTGTTAAAACAATTGAATACGATCCTAACAGAACTGCAAACATCGCTTTGATCTGCTATGCAGACGGTGAAAAAGCCTATATTCTTGCTCCTAACGGATTAACTGTTGGAACAACAATAATGAATGGTGAAACTGCAGAAATTAAAGTGGGTAACTGCTTACCTTTACAAAACATCCCTGTTGGTACTCAGGTACACAACATTGAATTATATCCTGGCAAGGGAGGACAGTTAGTTCGTTCCGCAGGAAATGCAGCACAGTTAATGGCAAAAGAAGGAAAGTATGCTACACTTCGTCTTCCTTCAGGCGAAATGAGATTAGTTCCTATCATTGCTCGTGCAACAATCGGTCAGGTTGGAAATATTGATCATGAATTAATTAACATCGGTAAAGCTGGTCGTAAACGCCATATGGGTATCAGACCTACTGTCCGCGGTTCTGTAATGAACCCTAATGACCATCCTCACGGTGGTGGTGAAGGTAGAACTGGTATTGGTCGTCCAGGCCCTGTAACACCTTGGGGTAAACCTGCTCTTGGCCTAAAGACTAGAAAGACCAACAAAAAGTCTAACAAGATGATTGTAAGAAGAAGAGACGGTAAAGCTGTTAAATAA
- the rpsS gene encoding 30S ribosomal protein S19, giving the protein MARSLKKGPFADGHLLKKIDAMNKAGDKSVIKTWSRRSTIFPQMVGHTIAVHDGRRHVPVYVTEDMVGHKLGEFVATRTYRGHGKDEKKTRR; this is encoded by the coding sequence ATGGCTCGTTCATTAAAAAAAGGACCATTTGCTGACGGACATTTATTGAAAAAAATAGATGCTATGAATAAAGCAGGCGATAAATCAGTTATTAAGACTTGGTCACGTCGTTCTACTATTTTCCCTCAAATGGTTGGACATACGATTGCAGTACATGACGGAAGAAGACATGTGCCTGTGTATGTGACTGAGGATATGGTTGGACACAAACTTGGAGAGTTTGTAGCTACCAGAACTTACAGAGGACATGGAAAAGACGAAAAGAAGACTAGGAGATAG
- the rplV gene encoding 50S ribosomal protein L22, giving the protein MAKGHRSQIKRERNEKKDTRPRAKVSYARVSVQKACFVLDAIRGKDVESALGILAYNPRYASTVIEKVLKSAIANAENNNGMDVSKLYIQECYAGQAPTMKRIRPRAQGRAYRILKRLSHITVVLNER; this is encoded by the coding sequence ATGGCGAAAGGACATAGATCCCAGATAAAAAGAGAAAGAAATGAGAAGAAAGATACCAGACCGAGAGCGAAAGTTTCTTATGCTAGAGTATCTGTTCAGAAAGCTTGTTTCGTTTTAGACGCCATTCGAGGTAAAGATGTTGAATCAGCACTTGGTATTTTAGCTTATAACCCAAGATATGCTTCAACTGTTATAGAGAAAGTATTAAAATCTGCTATTGCGAATGCTGAGAATAACAACGGTATGGACGTAAGTAAACTATATATTCAGGAGTGCTACGCAGGCCAGGCTCCTACAATGAAAAGAATCAGACCTAGGGCACAGGGAAGGGCATACAGAATCTTAAAGAGACTGAGTCATATCACTGTTGTACTAAATGAAAGATAA
- the rpsC gene encoding 30S ribosomal protein S3 yields MGQKVNPHGLRVGVINDWDSRWYAEADFADNLVEDYNIRTYLKKKLYSAGVAKIEIERASDRLKVIIFTAKPGVVIGKGGAEIEKLKTEIQRFTTKKLMVDIKEIKKPDLNAQLVAENIAAQLENRISFRRAMKSTMQRTMRAGAKGIKAAVAGRLGGADMARTEFYSEGTIPLQTLRADIDYGFAEADTTFGKLGVKVWIYQGEVLPTKAKKEGSDK; encoded by the coding sequence ATGGGACAGAAAGTTAATCCTCATGGTTTAAGAGTCGGAGTTATTAATGACTGGGACTCAAGATGGTATGCGGAAGCTGATTTTGCAGATAACTTAGTTGAAGACTACAATATCAGAACATATCTGAAAAAGAAATTATACAGTGCAGGTGTTGCTAAGATCGAAATCGAACGTGCATCTGACCGTTTAAAAGTTATTATTTTCACCGCGAAACCAGGTGTGGTAATTGGTAAAGGCGGCGCTGAAATAGAAAAATTAAAAACTGAAATTCAAAGATTTACTACTAAGAAATTAATGGTAGATATTAAAGAAATTAAAAAGCCCGATTTAAATGCTCAGTTAGTAGCAGAAAATATCGCAGCTCAGCTTGAGAATCGTATCTCTTTCAGAAGAGCAATGAAATCTACAATGCAAAGAACTATGAGAGCAGGAGCAAAAGGTATTAAAGCTGCTGTTGCAGGTCGTCTTGGCGGTGCTGATATGGCTCGTACTGAATTTTACAGTGAAGGAACAATTCCTCTGCAAACCTTACGTGCGGACATAGATTATGGTTTTGCAGAAGCAGACACCACTTTCGGTAAATTAGGTGTTAAAGTATGGATTTACCAAGGTGAAGTACTTCCAACAAAGGCAAAAAAGGAAGGGAGCGATAAATAA
- the rplP gene encoding 50S ribosomal protein L16, whose product MLMPKRVKRRKQFRGSMAGKAMRGNTISNGEFGLVSLEPAWIKSNQIEAARIAMTRYIKRGGKVWIKIFPDKPVTTKPAETRMGSGKGSLEYWVAVVKPGRVMFEIAGVPEETAREALRLAMHKLPVRCKIVSRADLEGGAGSED is encoded by the coding sequence ATGTTAATGCCAAAAAGAGTAAAACGCCGTAAACAATTCCGTGGCTCCATGGCAGGAAAAGCAATGAGAGGCAATACAATCTCTAACGGCGAATTTGGTCTGGTATCTTTAGAACCAGCTTGGATTAAATCAAACCAAATCGAAGCTGCCCGTATCGCTATGACTCGTTATATCAAACGTGGTGGTAAAGTTTGGATTAAAATATTCCCAGATAAACCTGTAACTACGAAACCAGCTGAAACTCGTATGGGTTCCGGTAAGGGCTCATTAGAATACTGGGTAGCTGTTGTTAAGCCTGGCCGTGTAATGTTCGAAATTGCTGGTGTTCCTGAAGAAACAGCAAGAGAAGCATTACGTCTTGCTATGCACAAGCTGCCAGTAAGGTGTAAGATAGTTTCTCGCGCAGACTTAGAAGGAGGTGCGGGCAGTGAAGACTAA
- the rpmC gene encoding 50S ribosomal protein L29 gives MKTNKYVEDLKSKSTAELNEELVAAKKELFNLRFQNATNQLDNTSRIKDVRKNIARIQTVISEKAKASN, from the coding sequence GTGAAGACTAATAAATACGTAGAAGATCTAAAAAGCAAATCAACAGCAGAATTAAACGAAGAATTAGTAGCTGCTAAAAAGGAACTTTTCAATTTAAGGTTCCAGAACGCAACAAATCAGTTAGATAATACTAGCAGAATTAAAGACGTTAGAAAGAATATTGCAAGAATACAAACAGTGATTTCTGAAAAAGCTAAGGCTTCTAACTAA
- the rpsQ gene encoding 30S ribosomal protein S17, whose translation MERNLRKVRTGKVVSDKMDKTISVAVIDHVKHPLYNKIVKRTYKLKAHDENNECNIGDRVKVMETRPLSKDKRWRLVEIIERAK comes from the coding sequence GTGGAAAGAAATCTTAGAAAAGTTCGTACCGGTAAAGTAGTAAGTGATAAGATGGATAAGACTATTAGCGTAGCTGTTATTGATCATGTAAAGCATCCTTTATACAATAAAATCGTTAAGAGAACTTACAAGTTAAAAGCTCATGATGAAAACAATGAATGCAATATTGGTGATAGAGTAAAAGTTATGGAAACAAGACCTTTATCAAAGGATAAAAGATGGAGACTTGTTGAGATTATTGAAAGAGCAAAATAG
- the rplN gene encoding 50S ribosomal protein L14: MIQQESRLRVADNTGAKELLCIRVLGGSTRRYANIGDVIVASVKDATPGGVVKKGDVVKAVVVRTVKGARRKDGSYIRFDENAAVIIKEDKNPKGTRIFGPVARELREKQFMKIVSLAPEVL; this comes from the coding sequence ATGATACAACAAGAATCAAGACTTAGAGTTGCTGATAATACCGGTGCAAAAGAATTACTCTGCATCAGGGTACTTGGCGGATCTACCAGAAGATACGCTAACATCGGCGATGTTATTGTTGCCAGCGTTAAAGATGCAACACCAGGCGGTGTTGTTAAAAAAGGTGACGTTGTAAAAGCTGTTGTTGTTCGTACTGTAAAAGGAGCACGTCGTAAGGACGGTTCTTATATCAGATTCGATGAAAACGCAGCTGTTATTATAAAAGAAGATAAGAATCCAAAAGGAACACGTATCTTTGGACCAGTAGCAAGAGAATTAAGAGAAAAACAATTCATGAAAATCGTTTCATTAGCACCAGAAGTATTATAA
- the rplX gene encoding 50S ribosomal protein L24, translating into MSTIKIKKGDNIKVITGKDKGKEGKVIAVMDSKVLVEGVNMITKHSKASQTNPKGGIIHQEAPIDISNVMYVHKGKVTRIGFTTVEGKKGPKKARIAKSTGEVID; encoded by the coding sequence GTGTCTACTATTAAAATTAAAAAAGGTGACAACATTAAGGTTATTACCGGTAAAGATAAAGGCAAAGAAGGCAAAGTAATTGCTGTTATGGATAGCAAGGTATTAGTAGAAGGCGTGAATATGATTACAAAGCATAGCAAAGCAAGCCAGACTAATCCAAAGGGTGGAATTATCCACCAAGAAGCACCGATTGATATTTCAAACGTTATGTATGTGCACAAGGGTAAAGTTACCAGAATCGGTTTTACTACCGTAGAAGGTAAAAAAGGACCTAAAAAAGCACGTATTGCGAAATCAACCGGCGAAGTTATCGACTAA
- the rplE gene encoding 50S ribosomal protein L5, producing MTRVKELYLNEIMDGMIKKFGYKNKLEVPKLDKIVINMGVGEAKDNSKLLDAAVKDLEIIAGQKVVVTKAKKSVANFKLREGMPIGCKVTLRGEKMYEFADRLINLALPRVRDFRGVNANAFDGRGNYALGIKEQVIFPEIEYDKIDKVRGMDVIFVTTAKTDEEARELLTLFGMPFKK from the coding sequence TTGACTAGAGTAAAAGAATTATATTTAAATGAAATTATGGATGGCATGATTAAAAAGTTCGGCTATAAAAATAAATTAGAAGTGCCTAAATTAGATAAAATAGTTATTAACATGGGTGTTGGTGAAGCAAAGGATAACTCCAAGCTTTTAGATGCTGCTGTTAAGGATTTGGAAATCATAGCTGGACAAAAGGTTGTTGTTACAAAAGCTAAGAAGTCCGTTGCTAACTTTAAACTAAGAGAAGGAATGCCTATCGGTTGTAAAGTTACCTTAAGAGGCGAAAAAATGTATGAATTCGCTGATCGTCTTATCAATTTAGCATTACCACGCGTACGTGACTTTAGAGGTGTTAATGCTAACGCATTTGACGGAAGAGGAAACTATGCTCTTGGTATTAAAGAACAGGTTATTTTCCCTGAAATCGAATATGACAAAATTGATAAAGTACGTGGAATGGATGTTATCTTCGTTACTACAGCAAAAACAGATGAAGAAGCTCGTGAATTATTGACATTATTCGGTATGCCATTCAAAAAATAG
- a CDS encoding type Z 30S ribosomal protein S14: MAKTSMKIKQQRTQKFSTREYNRCRICGRPHAYLRKYGICRICFRELAYKGQIPGVKKASW, translated from the coding sequence ATGGCTAAAACGTCAATGAAGATTAAGCAACAGCGTACTCAGAAATTCTCCACCAGAGAATATAACCGTTGCAGAATCTGTGGTCGTCCACATGCATATTTAAGAAAATACGGAATTTGCAGAATCTGCTTCCGTGAATTAGCTTATAAAGGACAAATACCAGGTGTTAAGAAAGCAAGCTGGTAG
- the rpsH gene encoding 30S ribosomal protein S8, which yields MTMSDPIADMLTRIRNANTAKHDTVDIPASKMKIAIADILLKEGYIKGYEVEEVDNFKTIHVTLKYGKDKNVKIITGLKRISKPGLRVYANRDELPKVLGGLGVAIISTNKGVVTDKEARKLNVGGEVLAFIW from the coding sequence ATGACAATGAGCGATCCAATTGCAGATATGCTTACAAGAATCCGTAACGCAAATACTGCGAAACATGATACAGTAGATATACCTGCTTCAAAGATGAAAATAGCAATTGCTGATATTCTTTTAAAAGAAGGTTATATTAAAGGTTACGAAGTTGAAGAAGTGGATAACTTCAAAACAATACATGTTACATTAAAATATGGAAAAGATAAAAACGTTAAAATTATTACAGGACTTAAGAGAATTTCAAAACCAGGCCTTCGTGTTTATGCGAACAGGGATGAACTTCCAAAAGTACTTGGTGGTCTTGGTGTAGCTATCATCTCTACAAACAAAGGTGTAGTTACTGACAAAGAAGCTAGAAAATTAAACGTAGGCGGAGAAGTTTTAGCATTCATCTGGTAA
- the rplF gene encoding 50S ribosomal protein L6, giving the protein MSRIGRMPIAVPAGVTVDIAENNKVTVKGPKGTLERVLPSEMNIKLEGSEIIVTRPNDLKKMKSLHGLTRTLVSNMVVGVTAGYEKILEINGVGYRAAKAGKELTLTLGYSHPVVMVDPEGIESILEGQNKITVKGIDKEKVGQYAAEIRDKRRPEPYKGKGIKYADEVIRRKVGKTGKK; this is encoded by the coding sequence ATGTCACGTATAGGAAGAATGCCTATCGCTGTACCAGCAGGTGTTACTGTTGATATTGCAGAAAATAATAAAGTGACCGTTAAAGGTCCTAAGGGAACTCTTGAAAGAGTATTACCCTCAGAAATGAACATTAAATTAGAAGGTTCTGAAATTATTGTAACAAGACCTAACGATTTAAAGAAAATGAAATCCTTACACGGACTTACAAGAACTTTAGTATCAAACATGGTAGTTGGTGTAACAGCTGGTTATGAAAAAATACTTGAAATCAACGGTGTTGGTTACAGGGCTGCAAAGGCTGGTAAGGAATTAACATTAACTCTTGGATATTCTCATCCAGTAGTAATGGTTGATCCAGAAGGCATTGAATCAATTTTAGAAGGACAGAATAAAATTACCGTAAAAGGTATTGATAAAGAAAAAGTTGGCCAATACGCTGCTGAAATCAGAGATAAGAGAAGACCTGAACCTTATAAGGGCAAGGGAATTAAGTATGCTGATGAAGTGATTAGACGTAAAGTTGGTAAGACTGGTAAGAAATAA
- the rplR gene encoding 50S ribosomal protein L18, which translates to MVSKESRSKVRVNKHRKLRNRFTGTPQRPRLAVFRSNNHMYAQIIDDTVGNTLVSACTLQKDVKAELEKTNDVAAAAYLGTVIAKKALEKGITAVVFDRGGFIYQGKVKALAEAAREAGLEF; encoded by the coding sequence ATGGTTAGTAAAGAATCAAGATCTAAAGTTCGCGTAAATAAACATAGAAAATTACGTAATCGTTTCACCGGAACTCCTCAAAGACCACGTTTAGCTGTGTTTAGAAGTAATAATCATATGTACGCTCAAATTATTGACGATACAGTTGGTAATACTTTAGTGTCAGCTTGTACACTTCAAAAGGATGTTAAGGCTGAACTCGAAAAGACAAACGATGTAGCAGCGGCAGCATACTTAGGTACTGTTATTGCTAAGAAAGCATTAGAAAAAGGTATAACAGCTGTAGTCTTTGATAGAGGTGGTTTCATATATCAAGGAAAGGTAAAAGCATTAGCAGAAGCAGCTAGAGAAGCTGGTCTGGAATTCTAA